Proteins encoded by one window of Brienomyrus brachyistius isolate T26 chromosome 1, BBRACH_0.4, whole genome shotgun sequence:
- the pdss1 gene encoding decaprenyl-diphosphate synthase subunit 1 isoform X1 — MALPLSRCWRWTLGSSAGISLLNTVCSGNGRPAAIATASILSGDRLVNLTPVKKFRSLSRDNFRSLPGSGSACTCGEVHSDAKIKDPFALAQKDLRNLYEDIKKEMFVSVAELKSLCDYYFDGKGKAFRPMIVVLMARACNLHSHRDGDLLPAQRSIAMISEMIHTASLVHDDVIDGSDIRRGKTTVNNVWGERKAILAGDFILSAASMALARIGNNTVVAVLSQVIEDLVRGEFMQLGSKENESERFKHYLEKTFKKTASLIANSCKAVSILVSSDPEIHEIAYQYGRNIGIAFQLIDDILDFTSCANQLGKPSAADLKLGLATGPVLFACQQFPELHAMIMRRFGSSGDVDRAWQYVLQSDGVQQTLYLAQSYCQEAIRQISQLRPSSEREALIRLTGLVLSRDK; from the exons ATGGCGCTCCCATTGAGCCGCTGCTGGAGGTGGACTTTAGGGAGTAGTGCCGGTATATCCTTATTAAATACTGTATGTAGCGGTAATGGACGTCCTGCTGCTATTGCGACCGCGTCG ATTTTGTCTGGGGACAGGCTTGTGAATCTAACGCCAGTCAAGAAATTCAGGAGTCTTTCGAG GGATAATTTCCGGTCGCTCCCTGGTTCAGGAAGCGCCTGCACCTGCGGCGAGGTTCACAGCGATGCCAAAATAAAAGACCCCTTTGCGCTCGCACAGAAAGACTTGAGGAACTTGTACGAGGACATCAAGAAG GAGATGTTCGTATCTGTTGCAGAGCTAAAATCTTTGTGTGACTACTACTTTGACGGGAAGGGCAAAGCTTTCCGGCCTATGATAGTGGTGCTGATGGCTCGTGCCTGTAACCTCCACAGCCACCGAGATGG TGATCTTCTACCAGCCCAGCGCTCTATAGCGATGATCTCAGAGATGATCCACACGGCAAGTCTGGTTCATGACGATGTCATCGACGGGTCTGACATAAGGAGAGGCAAAACCACCGTCAACAATGTCTGGGGCGAGAGAAAG GCGATTCTGGCTGGGGATTTCATCCTCTCTGCAGCCTCCATGGCTCTGGCCCGGATTGGCAACAACACCGTGGTAGCAGTATTGTCTCAAGTCATTGAGGACTTGGTGAGAG GTGAATTTATGCAGCTGGGATCCAAAGAAAACGAGAGTGAGCGATTCAAACACTACCTCGAGAAAACCTTCAAGAAGACCGCCAGTCTGATCGCGAACAGTTGTAAAGCA GTATCAATTCTTGTTAGCTCTGACCCTGAGATCCATGAAATTGCTTATCAGTATGGAAGGAACATCGGAATCGCATTTCAG CTGATTGATGATATACTGGACTTTACATCATGTGCAAACCAGCTAGGAAAGCCCTCTGCTGCTGACCTCAAGCTTGGCTTGGCTACAGGACCAGTTCTGTTTGCCTGCCAGCAG TTTCCTGAACTACATGCCATGATCATGAGGAGGTTTGGCTCCAGTGGGGATGTGGACCGGGCCTGGCAGTACGTTCTTCAG AGCGATGGCGTCCAGCAGACCCTGTATCTCGCCCAGAGCTACTGCCAAGAGGCCATCCGGCAGATCAGCCAGCTCCGCCCATCCTCGGAGCGTGAGGCGCTGATCCGACTGACGGGGCTGGTCCTGAGCCGGGACAAGTGA
- the pdss1 gene encoding decaprenyl-diphosphate synthase subunit 1 isoform X2 codes for MFVSVAELKSLCDYYFDGKGKAFRPMIVVLMARACNLHSHRDGDLLPAQRSIAMISEMIHTASLVHDDVIDGSDIRRGKTTVNNVWGERKAILAGDFILSAASMALARIGNNTVVAVLSQVIEDLVRGEFMQLGSKENESERFKHYLEKTFKKTASLIANSCKAVSILVSSDPEIHEIAYQYGRNIGIAFQLIDDILDFTSCANQLGKPSAADLKLGLATGPVLFACQQFPELHAMIMRRFGSSGDVDRAWQYVLQSDGVQQTLYLAQSYCQEAIRQISQLRPSSEREALIRLTGLVLSRDK; via the exons ATGTTCGTATCTGTTGCAGAGCTAAAATCTTTGTGTGACTACTACTTTGACGGGAAGGGCAAAGCTTTCCGGCCTATGATAGTGGTGCTGATGGCTCGTGCCTGTAACCTCCACAGCCACCGAGATGG TGATCTTCTACCAGCCCAGCGCTCTATAGCGATGATCTCAGAGATGATCCACACGGCAAGTCTGGTTCATGACGATGTCATCGACGGGTCTGACATAAGGAGAGGCAAAACCACCGTCAACAATGTCTGGGGCGAGAGAAAG GCGATTCTGGCTGGGGATTTCATCCTCTCTGCAGCCTCCATGGCTCTGGCCCGGATTGGCAACAACACCGTGGTAGCAGTATTGTCTCAAGTCATTGAGGACTTGGTGAGAG GTGAATTTATGCAGCTGGGATCCAAAGAAAACGAGAGTGAGCGATTCAAACACTACCTCGAGAAAACCTTCAAGAAGACCGCCAGTCTGATCGCGAACAGTTGTAAAGCA GTATCAATTCTTGTTAGCTCTGACCCTGAGATCCATGAAATTGCTTATCAGTATGGAAGGAACATCGGAATCGCATTTCAG CTGATTGATGATATACTGGACTTTACATCATGTGCAAACCAGCTAGGAAAGCCCTCTGCTGCTGACCTCAAGCTTGGCTTGGCTACAGGACCAGTTCTGTTTGCCTGCCAGCAG TTTCCTGAACTACATGCCATGATCATGAGGAGGTTTGGCTCCAGTGGGGATGTGGACCGGGCCTGGCAGTACGTTCTTCAG AGCGATGGCGTCCAGCAGACCCTGTATCTCGCCCAGAGCTACTGCCAAGAGGCCATCCGGCAGATCAGCCAGCTCCGCCCATCCTCGGAGCGTGAGGCGCTGATCCGACTGACGGGGCTGGTCCTGAGCCGGGACAAGTGA